One genomic region from Zonotrichia leucophrys gambelii isolate GWCS_2022_RI chromosome 26, RI_Zleu_2.0, whole genome shotgun sequence encodes:
- the TSHB gene encoding thyrotropin subunit beta isoform X1 — translation MTVNIIRFPAPVSSMSPFFVLSLLFGLIFGQAASLCAPSEYTIHVEKRECAYCLAINTTICAGFCMTRDSNGKKLLLKSALSQNVCTYKEMLYRTALIPGCPHHTIPYYSYPVALSCKCGKCNTDYSDCVRERVRTNYCTKPQKLCNL, via the exons ATGACTGTTAATATAATTAGATTTCCAGCTCCAGTTTCCAG CATGAGTCCCTTCTTTGTGCTGTCTCTCCTCTTTGGCCTGATTTTCGGACAAGCAGCATCACTCTGTGCTCCTTCTGAGTACACAATCCACGTGGAGAAGCGGGAATGTGCCTATTGCCTGGCCATCAACACCACCATCTGTGCTGGATTCTGCATGACTCGG gACAGCAATGGCAAGAAGCTGCTGCTCAAGAGTGCTCTGTCGCAGAACGTGTGCACGTACAAGGAGATGCTGTACAGGACAGCGCTGATCCCGGGCTGCCCTCACCACACCATCCCCTACTACTCCTACCCCGTGGCTCTGAGCTGCAAGTGTGGCAAGTGCAACACTGACTACAGTGACTGTGTCCGTGAGAGGGTCAGGACAAACTACTGCACCAAGCCACAGAAGCTCTGTAACCTGTAA
- the TSHB gene encoding thyrotropin subunit beta isoform X2, producing the protein MSMSPFFVLSLLFGLIFGQAASLCAPSEYTIHVEKRECAYCLAINTTICAGFCMTRDSNGKKLLLKSALSQNVCTYKEMLYRTALIPGCPHHTIPYYSYPVALSCKCGKCNTDYSDCVRERVRTNYCTKPQKLCNL; encoded by the exons ATGAG CATGAGTCCCTTCTTTGTGCTGTCTCTCCTCTTTGGCCTGATTTTCGGACAAGCAGCATCACTCTGTGCTCCTTCTGAGTACACAATCCACGTGGAGAAGCGGGAATGTGCCTATTGCCTGGCCATCAACACCACCATCTGTGCTGGATTCTGCATGACTCGG gACAGCAATGGCAAGAAGCTGCTGCTCAAGAGTGCTCTGTCGCAGAACGTGTGCACGTACAAGGAGATGCTGTACAGGACAGCGCTGATCCCGGGCTGCCCTCACCACACCATCCCCTACTACTCCTACCCCGTGGCTCTGAGCTGCAAGTGTGGCAAGTGCAACACTGACTACAGTGACTGTGTCCGTGAGAGGGTCAGGACAAACTACTGCACCAAGCCACAGAAGCTCTGTAACCTGTAA
- the TSHB gene encoding thyrotropin subunit beta isoform X3, giving the protein MSPFFVLSLLFGLIFGQAASLCAPSEYTIHVEKRECAYCLAINTTICAGFCMTRDSNGKKLLLKSALSQNVCTYKEMLYRTALIPGCPHHTIPYYSYPVALSCKCGKCNTDYSDCVRERVRTNYCTKPQKLCNL; this is encoded by the exons ATGAGTCCCTTCTTTGTGCTGTCTCTCCTCTTTGGCCTGATTTTCGGACAAGCAGCATCACTCTGTGCTCCTTCTGAGTACACAATCCACGTGGAGAAGCGGGAATGTGCCTATTGCCTGGCCATCAACACCACCATCTGTGCTGGATTCTGCATGACTCGG gACAGCAATGGCAAGAAGCTGCTGCTCAAGAGTGCTCTGTCGCAGAACGTGTGCACGTACAAGGAGATGCTGTACAGGACAGCGCTGATCCCGGGCTGCCCTCACCACACCATCCCCTACTACTCCTACCCCGTGGCTCTGAGCTGCAAGTGTGGCAAGTGCAACACTGACTACAGTGACTGTGTCCGTGAGAGGGTCAGGACAAACTACTGCACCAAGCCACAGAAGCTCTGTAACCTGTAA
- the TSPAN2 gene encoding tetraspanin-2 has translation MGVGYGGMRCVKILLFIFNLTFWLAGLAVIAFGLWLRFGGPMAEFATDKKSPELFFMGLYVLVGAGAIMAAVGFFGCCGAARESQCLIGTFFACLLVIFAGEVTAGVFAFIGKKVAIQEAQKIYEDAYEDYMKNPVGKVNSTIYRYHVALQCCGKGNVEQQTGLPCPENIQLPKNCLTEIQNVIDTQLRLVGIVGIAIASITIFGMIFSMVLCCTIRNMREMI, from the exons ATGGGCGTGGGCTATGGAGGGATGCGCTGCGTCAAGATCCTGCTCTTCATCTTCAACCTGACCTTCTGG CTGGCAGGACTGGCTGTCATTGCCTTCGGGCTCTGGCTGCGCTTTGGTGGGCCCATGGCTGAGTTTGCTACAGACAAGAAGTCCCCAGAACTTTTCTTCATGG GACTCTATGTGCTGGTGGGAGCAGGGGCCATCATGGCAGCagttggattttttgggtgctGTGGAGCAGCGCGGGAGTCCCAGTGCTTGATTGGAACT TTCTTTGCTTGCCTGTTGGTGATATTTGCAGGTGAGGTCACTGCTGGAGTATTTGCCTTCATAGGCAAGAAAGTG GCAATACAGGAAGCCCAGAAAATCTATGAAGATGCTTATGAGGACTACATGAAAAACCCAGTGGGGAAGGTCAACAGTACCATCTATCGCTACCACGTGGCT CTCCAGTGCTGTGGTAAAGGTAATGTGGAACAACAAACAGGATTGCCCTGTCCAGAGAACATCCAGCTGCCAAAG aaCTGCCTAACTGAAATTCAGAATGTAATTGATACTCAGCTGCGCCTCGTTGGAATTGTTGGAATTGCAATTGCTAGCATCACA ATCTTTGGCATGATTTTCAGCATGGTTCTGTGCTGTACCATCCGTAACATGAGAGAAATGATCTAA